AGCATCCGTTAAACTGCTTTGACTAAAGTTCTACAGGTAAGTAGCTGTTAAAAATAATTTATTTTATTATTTTTTTTACCATCGATCTTCTCCTTCGGGCAATTACCGCCCGCTTTCCGTCGGGCAATACCAATTGATGGTTCGGCTTTAGTGAACATTGCTGTAAGTAGTGCAGGTTCAACAAATACGATTTATGAATTCTGATAAAACCTTGTGATTCCAATAAAGCCGCATAACTACCCAAAGATAACGATGTCACTACCTGTTCCCCATCTGATAATTGAAATACGGTATAATTGAGTTGGGCTTTGAGGTAAACAATGCGAACAAGGTCGATGAACTGTTCACCTGCTTTGGTATGAAAGCGCGGCAGTTGTACCGCGCTTTCTTGTAGAAAAAGAATTGGATTCATTCGTGATTAGTTAGGTTAAGGGCAGCCGCCAATGTATGCTAAAAAGCTATTACCTGCTCCCGCCGTAGCACTGAAGCCGGGATTCAGCGTCACCGATTTGGTTGCCTGATATACCACCGTTGCCCCCGACACCTGATTGGTGGCCACGATCTTATCGGCCGCCTTTAGTACCGTGCCCGATGTAATGTTTTCCGTCACCGTCAGATTCGCTGGCCCGCTGCTTCCACTGCTCTGGCTTTCATACACCCCACGATCTACAATGCCCAACCCTACAGGATAAGGACGCAGATTGCCCTCCAGATCTACATTCGGTGCGACTGAATTATCGCCCCCGTTAATGGCTGGCGAGCAAGGGAGCAAGTGGTAATCCCCCAACGTGCCCATTGGAGCAAGCCCGTTAGCATTCGGATTGACAAACTGCGGATTCTGGTTGCTATTGCCCACTCCAGTATAGCCCCCTTCCACCGTGCTATAGGTAATATTGCTACCCAAGGTAGACTGTAACGGTGAGTTACCCCATAATATACTGTTTTTTACCGTAGTTACTGAATTGGCGTTGTAAATACCCCCCGCATTTTTTCCATCATCCTTGTTGGATGCGATAGTAGTATTCACCAGCAATGGTTGACTGCCATTGACGTACAGACCGCCTCCTAACCCTTTGTTAATGACCATCAGTACGTTCTCAAAATAGGGTCTACTACCTCCCAACACATAAACTGCGCCCCCGAAGGTAGCTTCATTGCCAAAAATGATACTTTGAGTGATGCGCATGTGGCTGCTATCGCGAAGCATCATACCCCCGCCTCCCACCGCCCGGTTGTCAGTGATGATACAATTGGTGATCAGCCCTTTACTCTTATTAATCGCCAAAATCCCCCCGCCCGAGGCCAGCACTGCTGGGTCGTTGAGGTCTGTATCCTGAGTGATACCCACGAATTCAGCAAAACCTTTCTCGATGCGGAATCCGTCCAGACGGGTCAGTGAATCCGTGCTTCGGAACAAAACTACGTGATTACTGTTGTCATTGCGCTGGGTGCCGCCGATCTCGCCGCTGAGGATGGTCAGGTGGTTTTTTGGGTTTTGCTGACTCAACAGCGTTTCGTTTCCTTCAAACCCACCGTAGACCTTCACGCCGGACGGGATGGTGAACACATCTCGGCGCAGGGTGCCGGGTTTGTAAGTGCCCTTAGCGACCCACACTTCGACGGGGACGTCGTAGGCCAGGGCGGCGGTATCGAGCCCCATCTTGAGATCGGAGAAGGCGGTGGTCCATGATTTACCGTTTCTGATGACGGCTTTGTTGGCCTGATTGACAAAGATCTGTTTGACGACTTTGACGAAGACGTTGGCGGACGGGTCGGAGAGGCAGGTTACGGGGCTGGAACTTTGTTGGCAACGGGCATAAAAGGAGGCCGCAGACAGAATGGTGGCGGGCATGGCAACGGGGGAATTGTCGCTGCTTAAGTACCAGTTGACCGCCGCGTTTGGACCGCTGCATCCCGAGGCGCGCAGAGAAAAGGGGAGGTTGGGGATAACGATGGTGTCGTTCTGCACCGTCGGTACGGCAGGGCTGAGAATCGTGATCAACACGGCCTCAGAGAATGCTTTGCTGCACACACCGCTTTTGACGAGGGCTCGGAAATAGGTGTTTGCCGTCAGGTTGCCGATGGTGGCACTTGTCAAGGTTGTCGCTGTGGAGACAATATCAACGGGGCTGGTGAAAGCCTCGTCGGAGGATTTTTGCCATTTGACGACGCTGCCCGTTTGGCCACTCAGGCTCAAATCAGCGGGAGCCGTGCCTGCGCAGATGGTTTGGGCCGCGCTGACGGTTCCGCCTACGCTGACGGGATTGACGGTGATCAAAACGGCCTCAGAAAATGCTTCGGCACAGACGCCGCTTTTGACGAGGGCTCGGAAATAGGTGTTAACCGTCAGGTTGCCGATGGTGGCACTCGTCAGCGTAGTTTCTGTGGAGACAATGTCAACGGGGCTGCTGAAGGCCATGTCAGTTGACTTTTGCCATTTGATGAGGCTACCCGTTTGACCGCTCAGGCTCAAATCAGCGGGAGCGGTGCCAGAGCAGATGGTTTGGGCCGCGCTTAGGGTTCCGCCTGCGCTGACGGGATTGACGGTAATTAAAACGGCCTCAGAAAATGCTTCGGCACAGACGCCGCTTTTAACGACGGCTCTGAAATAAGTATTGGTCGTGAGGTTGCCGATTGTGACACTTGTCAAGGTTGTACTTGTCGAAACAATATCAACGGGGCTGCTGAAAGCCATGTCGGTTGATTTTTGCCATTTGACGACGTTGCCCGTTTGTCCGCTCAGGCTCAAATCGACGGGAGCCGTGCTCGAGCAGATGGTTTGGGCCGAACCTACCGTACCGCCTGCGCTGACGGGATTGACGGTGATCAAAACGGCCTCAGAAAATGCTTCGGCACATACGCCGCTTTTAACGACGGCTCTGAAATAAGTATTGGTCGTGAGGTTGCCGATTGTGACACTTGTCAAGGTTGTACTTGTCGAAACAATATCAACGGGGCTGCTGAAAGCCATGTCGGTTGATTTTTGCCATTTGACGACGTTGCCCGTTTGTCCGCTCAGGCTCAAATCGACGGGAGCCGTGCTCGAGCAGATGGTTTGGGCCGAACCTACCGTACCGCCTGCGCTGACGGGATTGACGGTGATCAAAACGGCCTCAGAAAATGCTTCGGCACATACGCCGCTTTTGACGAGGGCTCTGAAATAAGTGTTGGTGGTGAGGTGGCCGATGGTGGCACTCGTCAAGGTTGTAGCAGTGGAGACAATGTCAACGGGGCTGGTGAAAGCCGCGTCGGAGGATTTTTGCCATTTGATGACGCTACCCGTTTGGCCACTCAGGCTCAAATCAGCGGGAGCCGTGCCTGCACAGATGGTTTGGGCCGCACTTAGGGTTCCGCCTACGCTGACGGGATTGACGGTGATCAAAACGGCCTCAGAAAATGCTTCGGCACATACGCCGCTTTTGACGAGGGCTCGGAAATAGGTGTTAGCCGTCAGGTTGCCGATTGTGGCACTTGTCAGCGTAGTTTCTGTGGAGACAATGTCAACGGGGCTGCTGAAGGCCGCGTCGGAGGATTTTTGCCATTTGACGACGCTGCCCGTTTGGCCGCTCAATGTCAAATCAGCGGGCGAAGTACCAGAGCAGATGGTTTGGGCCGCGCTGACAGTTCCGCCTACGCTGACGGGATTGACGGTAATTAAAACGGCCTCAGAAAATGCTTCGGCACATACGCCGCTTTTGACGACGGCCCGGAAATACGTATTGGCCGTCAGGTTGCCGATTGTGGCACTTGTCAAGGTTGTACTTGTCGAAACAATGTCAACGGGGCTGCTGAGGGCCGCGTCAGAGGATTTTTGCCATTTGACTACGTTGCCGACTTGATTGCTCAGGCTCAAATCAGCGGGAGCTGTGCCAGAGCAGATGGTTTGGGTGTTGCCTACCGTTCCGCCCAAGCTGTTGGGGTTGACCGTCACGCTCCCCATAATCTCCTCCGAAATGCAGTTGGTGGTGGTATTTGAGAGGGTTAAAGTAAACGAAATCGAACTCCCCGAAGCCCCTGTGCTTAAAGTGACGCTGATGGGGTTGGTCAAATCTCCGTCGTTGACGGTCGTAATACCCACTCCCGAAATCGAATACTTATTGGGCGATTGGGTGGGGTTGGTGTAGGGAATAGTAAACGATATCGCTCCCGCGCAAATGGCGGGAATGGTACTCAGCGTCAGCGACGGTTTGGCGGGGTCGTTGAGGGTGGCGGTAGCGGCGTTGCTGACGCAAGCCCCGTAGGTGGCCACGATGTGGGTGTAGCTGCCCGCGCCTAAGCCCGTGAGGGTGATGACTCCGCCGTCGCTGGAAGTAAAGTTGGCAGCGGCCACGTCGTT
The Runella rosea genome window above contains:
- a CDS encoding LytR/AlgR family response regulator transcription factor, producing MNPILFLQESAVQLPRFHTKAGEQFIDLVRIVYLKAQLNYTVFQLSDGEQVVTSLSLGSYAALLESQGFIRIHKSYLLNLHYLQQCSLKPNHQLVLPDGKRAVIARRRRSMVKKIIK